In one Chitinophaga sancti genomic region, the following are encoded:
- a CDS encoding arsenate reductase family protein, with protein MKKIYHLSTCNTCKKIIDAVQAKENGFVLQDIKTEKITPAQLEEMHKLAGSYEALFSRRSQKYRPMGLHEKELTEMDYHDLILQEYSFLKRPVSIVGNEIFIGNDKKNVDGLVAAAKK; from the coding sequence ATGAAAAAAATATACCATCTGTCAACCTGTAATACCTGTAAGAAGATCATTGATGCGGTGCAGGCAAAAGAGAACGGCTTTGTATTGCAGGATATAAAAACGGAGAAGATCACACCGGCACAGCTGGAAGAGATGCATAAACTGGCAGGAAGTTATGAGGCATTGTTTAGCAGAAGATCCCAAAAGTATCGTCCGATGGGGTTGCATGAAAAAGAGCTGACGGAAATGGATTATCATGACCTGATCCTGCAGGAATATTCATTTTTAAAGAGACCAGTGTCAATAGTGGGGAATGAGATCTTTATCGGGAATGATAAGAAGAATGTAGATGGCCTGGTTGCGGCAGCGAAAAAATAA
- a CDS encoding YitT family protein, with translation MPNTKETRARISLIQNLQDIVLITIGVLLAAIGLKGFLLPNEFLDGGVTGISLLINRLTGWNISVLLVIINIPFILLAYKQLSVEFTIKAMCAIVGLACALVFIKVPTITSDRLLIAIFGGFFLGAGIGLSVRGGAVLDGTEVLALYINRKTVLSMGEVIMYFNLVIFSVAAILINIETALYAILTYLAASKTVDYVISGFEEYIALTIISNQSELVRKTLTLSLKKGVTVFKGQSGYGKRGAVDKEIDIIYTVVTRLEVHKIIDEIEKIDEKAFIVQHNINDTKGGMIKRRATHH, from the coding sequence ATGCCGAACACGAAGGAAACCCGCGCCAGAATTAGCCTGATCCAGAACTTGCAGGATATTGTCCTGATCACCATTGGCGTGCTGCTGGCTGCTATTGGGTTGAAGGGATTTCTTTTGCCCAATGAATTTCTGGATGGGGGTGTAACGGGGATCTCCCTGCTGATCAACAGGTTGACAGGATGGAACATTTCCGTACTCCTGGTCATTATCAACATTCCTTTTATCTTACTGGCTTACAAGCAGCTGTCAGTCGAGTTTACCATCAAGGCCATGTGTGCTATTGTGGGGCTTGCCTGTGCGCTGGTGTTTATCAAGGTACCGACTATAACCAGCGACCGCCTGCTGATCGCAATATTCGGCGGCTTCTTCTTAGGCGCCGGTATCGGATTATCAGTAAGAGGGGGTGCCGTACTGGATGGTACGGAAGTATTGGCCCTTTACATTAACCGCAAGACAGTATTATCCATGGGTGAGGTTATTATGTACTTCAACCTGGTCATCTTTAGTGTAGCGGCGATCCTCATTAATATTGAAACGGCGCTGTATGCGATCCTGACTTACCTGGCGGCTTCAAAGACGGTTGACTATGTGATCTCCGGTTTTGAAGAATATATTGCACTCACCATTATTTCCAATCAAAGTGAGCTTGTGCGTAAGACCCTGACCTTATCCTTAAAAAAAGGGGTGACCGTTTTCAAAGGACAGAGTGGATATGGCAAGCGGGGTGCGGTGGATAAGGAAATTGATATTATCTACACCGTGGTGACCCGCCTGGAAGTGCACAAGATCATTGACGAGATTGAGAAAATAGATGAAAAAGCGTTTATAGTGCAACACAACATTAACGATACCAAGGGAGGTATGATCAAGCGCCGCGCCACCCATCATTAA
- a CDS encoding glycosyltransferase, whose protein sequence is MPTKSARKTVLVVPLDWGLGHATRDIPIIHELLNAGCNVVIAAEGKHAALLGQEFPQLTILPLPGYRIQYAQKGWFFGPKIIQQIPQIIKSIKYEQRWLQQVVKEHNINAVISDNRFGLYHRDIPTVIISHQLLIKTPFGGIIETILQKINYRYIRKYGTCWIPDYAGANNLSGILGHPKTLPANTKYLGCLSRFENRPDVPKKYDLLVLISGPEPQRSNLEKMVLDQVAALPISALIVSGKPGTPETKQITDRIQQVNHLNAKELNEAMLGADMVLSRSGYTTLMDLVKLNKKAILVPTPGQSEQEYLGKFLMKKGFFFNVNQSEFRLEKALEDIKSFPFKSFEHEEDMEQYKQVVRDFAASL, encoded by the coding sequence TTGCCTACAAAATCTGCGCGTAAAACAGTTCTGGTAGTCCCGCTGGACTGGGGATTAGGTCATGCAACCAGGGATATCCCTATCATTCATGAATTATTAAACGCAGGCTGTAATGTAGTTATTGCAGCCGAAGGGAAACACGCTGCCCTCTTAGGTCAGGAATTCCCACAGCTGACTATCCTGCCGCTTCCCGGATACCGCATTCAGTATGCTCAGAAAGGATGGTTCTTTGGACCGAAAATTATCCAGCAGATCCCTCAGATCATCAAGTCCATCAAATATGAGCAACGCTGGCTGCAACAGGTTGTGAAAGAACACAATATCAATGCGGTGATTTCCGACAACCGATTCGGCCTTTATCACCGCGACATCCCTACTGTTATTATCTCTCACCAGTTGCTGATCAAGACTCCCTTTGGCGGGATCATTGAAACCATTCTGCAAAAGATCAATTACAGGTACATCCGTAAATATGGAACCTGCTGGATACCAGACTACGCTGGTGCCAACAACCTCTCCGGTATATTAGGTCATCCAAAAACACTGCCTGCGAATACTAAATATCTGGGTTGTCTCAGCCGTTTTGAAAACAGGCCAGATGTACCTAAAAAATACGACTTACTGGTATTGATATCAGGACCCGAACCACAGCGTTCCAACCTGGAAAAGATGGTGCTGGACCAGGTAGCTGCATTGCCAATTAGTGCCCTGATTGTAAGCGGTAAACCAGGTACACCTGAAACCAAACAGATCACAGATCGAATTCAACAGGTTAACCACCTGAATGCAAAAGAATTAAATGAAGCAATGCTGGGTGCTGATATGGTGCTAAGCCGTTCCGGTTATACCACCCTGATGGATCTTGTAAAGCTGAATAAGAAAGCGATATTAGTACCCACACCAGGTCAGTCCGAGCAGGAATACCTGGGTAAGTTCCTGATGAAAAAAGGTTTCTTCTTTAATGTGAATCAATCTGAATTCAGATTGGAAAAAGCATTGGAGGATATCAAATCATTCCCCTTCAAATCTTTTGAACATGAGGAAGATATGGAACAATACAAACAAGTGGTAAGAGATTTTGCTGCCTCTTTATAG
- a CDS encoding formimidoylglutamase has product MADFALLHDYLIPISKANLNNEQEYDGYQIGAICDCYEEGNIPDLDAADIIIVGAPEERGYGPGKKGPDAADAIRREFFSLYYWHKEVKIADVGNLRPGIALTDTYAGLKTILAELINSSKTVIILGGSHDLTYAQYKAYATQKYVIEATVADALIDLKEEPTIPADSFLMEMFTEQPNYIRHYNHLGFQSFFVHPRMLETLDKLRFDCYRLGKVREHMDEMEPVLRNSDMLSLDINVIRNSDAPANTLSPNGLAGDEACVLSRYAGMSARLSSFGIYGYRPEKDRNHLTAKQISQMMWYFMDGVAIRNKEALLQDRESFWEFNIVCGDIETVFLKSKKTGRWWMQMPGKEFLPCAYNDYLLASNNEIPERWLRHQERM; this is encoded by the coding sequence ATGGCAGACTTCGCGCTACTTCACGATTACCTGATTCCCATCTCAAAAGCAAACCTGAACAATGAACAGGAATATGACGGGTACCAGATTGGTGCTATCTGTGATTGCTATGAAGAAGGAAACATTCCTGATCTGGATGCAGCTGACATCATTATAGTAGGAGCCCCTGAAGAACGCGGATACGGTCCTGGCAAAAAAGGCCCGGATGCTGCCGATGCTATTCGCCGTGAATTCTTCAGTCTCTATTACTGGCATAAGGAAGTAAAGATTGCGGATGTTGGTAACCTGCGCCCCGGTATTGCACTTACTGATACCTATGCCGGTTTGAAAACCATACTAGCAGAACTGATTAACTCCAGCAAAACAGTGATTATCCTGGGCGGTTCACACGACCTGACCTATGCACAATACAAGGCTTATGCTACGCAGAAATATGTGATAGAGGCTACCGTGGCCGATGCGTTGATAGACCTCAAAGAAGAACCAACAATCCCGGCAGATAGTTTCCTGATGGAAATGTTCACTGAACAACCGAACTACATTCGTCATTACAACCACCTTGGCTTTCAGAGTTTCTTCGTGCATCCACGGATGTTGGAGACACTGGATAAACTCCGGTTTGATTGCTATCGCCTGGGTAAGGTGAGAGAGCATATGGATGAGATGGAACCGGTATTACGCAACTCAGATATGCTAAGCCTGGATATTAATGTCATCAGGAACTCAGATGCACCTGCGAATACCCTCTCTCCTAACGGACTGGCCGGTGATGAGGCTTGCGTACTTTCCCGCTACGCCGGTATGAGTGCCCGCCTGAGTTCCTTTGGCATCTATGGTTACCGCCCTGAAAAGGACAGGAATCATTTAACAGCGAAACAGATTTCCCAGATGATGTGGTACTTTATGGATGGTGTTGCCATCAGGAACAAAGAAGCCCTGCTGCAGGACCGTGAATCATTCTGGGAATTTAATATTGTATGTGGGGATATTGAGACCGTATTCCTGAAAAGTAAAAAGACCGGGCGCTGGTGGATGCAGATGCCTGGGAAAGAATTCTTACCCTGTGCCTATAACGACTACCTGCTGGCAAGCAATAATGAGATCCCGGAGAGATGGTTGCGCCACCAGGAGCGGATGTAA
- the polA gene encoding DNA polymerase I, whose translation MQKKLFLLDAMALIYRAYYGLIRNPRLTSAGRNTNAQFGFTSTLIDLIKKENPTHMAVAFDTHAPTERHTTFVDYKANREDAPEDLLDAIPDIKRIITGFNIPCVELDGYEADDVIGTLAWQAAAAGYTVYMVTPDKDYGQLVKENVFIYKPPYMGSKEEILGPKEVCEKWQIKDVHQVIDILGLMGDAVDNIPGIPGVGEKTAMKLLAQYDSIENVLANADKIGGKMGEKIKAGADSAILSKQLATIITDVPVAFHEEDFCIKDHNKEALSEVFIELEFKTLGKRILGDTFGSSGEATATGKIQLDLFGNATETTVVVTPENNPEQAVSILVAEKNINNTPHTYHLADTPEKRAELLATLLTKQEICFDTETTGTDANAVDLVGMSFAFAAGEAWYVPVPKDKAGAQAIVDEFRPLFEATHIVFIGQNLKYDMLVLKWYGVDIKSPVFDTMLAHYLIEPEGRRSMDLLSAQYLQYEPVSIETLIGKKGKNQGNMRDVEIEKIKDYAAEDADITLQLKEKFAPLLPAKNVEKVFYEVENPLVKVLADMEFEGIAIDVQALADYSRELDTEIRRAEESVYTQAGVRFNLASPKQLGEVLFEKLALDPKAKKTRTGQYATGEDVLAKLASKHQIVDDILVFRELSKLKSTYVDALPTMLNKRTNRVHTSYNQAVAVTGRLSSTNPNLQNIPIRTDRGREIRKAFVPRSEEFTLLSADYSQIELRIIAAISEDQAMIEAFRQGIDIHAATAAKVYGIPLEEVTSDMRRNAKSVNFGIIYGVSAFGLSENLGIARSEAKMLIDNYFAQYQAIKDYMDKQIRFAQQNGYVETLLGRKRWLKDINSSNAVVRGYAERNAINMPIQGTAADMIKLAMISIHKTLKSQNLRSKMILQVHDELVFDVHKDEIEIIRPIILEGMRNALPLAVPVEAEIGLGRNWLEAH comes from the coding sequence ATGCAAAAGAAACTTTTTTTACTGGATGCCATGGCTCTTATATATCGCGCATACTATGGCCTTATCCGGAACCCTCGCCTCACCAGCGCTGGTCGTAATACCAATGCCCAGTTTGGCTTTACCTCCACGCTGATAGACCTCATCAAAAAAGAAAACCCCACTCATATGGCTGTGGCATTCGATACGCATGCCCCTACCGAAAGACATACCACCTTTGTCGATTACAAAGCAAATCGTGAAGATGCACCGGAAGATCTGCTTGACGCTATTCCTGATATTAAACGTATCATCACCGGTTTCAATATTCCCTGTGTGGAGTTAGACGGTTATGAAGCAGATGACGTTATCGGCACCCTCGCCTGGCAGGCAGCAGCCGCAGGTTACACCGTTTACATGGTGACTCCCGATAAGGATTACGGCCAGCTCGTAAAAGAAAATGTATTTATCTATAAACCTCCTTACATGGGCAGCAAAGAAGAAATTCTCGGCCCGAAGGAAGTATGCGAGAAATGGCAGATCAAAGATGTGCACCAGGTTATAGACATCCTGGGTCTCATGGGCGATGCTGTCGATAATATCCCTGGTATACCGGGAGTAGGAGAGAAGACCGCCATGAAACTCCTGGCACAGTACGATTCTATCGAAAATGTACTGGCAAACGCTGACAAGATAGGTGGTAAAATGGGAGAGAAGATCAAAGCCGGTGCTGATAGCGCTATTCTCTCTAAACAACTTGCTACCATCATTACCGATGTACCTGTCGCCTTCCACGAAGAAGACTTCTGCATCAAAGACCATAACAAAGAGGCCCTTTCTGAAGTGTTCATCGAACTGGAATTCAAAACCCTGGGTAAACGTATCCTGGGCGATACCTTCGGGTCCAGTGGTGAAGCAACAGCTACCGGCAAAATTCAGCTGGACCTCTTCGGAAATGCGACCGAAACAACCGTAGTCGTTACGCCGGAAAACAATCCGGAACAGGCCGTGAGCATTCTCGTAGCTGAAAAAAACATTAACAATACACCACATACCTACCACCTCGCAGATACGCCTGAAAAAAGAGCGGAACTGCTGGCCACACTATTAACCAAACAGGAGATCTGCTTCGATACTGAAACTACCGGTACCGATGCCAATGCCGTAGACCTGGTAGGTATGAGCTTTGCCTTCGCAGCCGGTGAAGCATGGTATGTTCCCGTTCCTAAAGATAAAGCAGGAGCACAGGCAATCGTTGATGAATTCCGTCCGCTTTTTGAAGCCACCCATATTGTATTCATCGGCCAGAACCTGAAATACGATATGCTGGTGCTCAAGTGGTATGGTGTGGACATCAAATCTCCTGTATTTGATACCATGCTGGCCCACTACCTCATAGAGCCGGAAGGTCGTCGCAGTATGGACCTGCTCAGTGCTCAATACCTGCAATACGAGCCGGTGAGTATCGAAACCCTCATTGGCAAAAAAGGGAAGAACCAGGGCAACATGCGCGATGTGGAGATCGAAAAGATCAAGGACTACGCCGCAGAAGATGCCGACATCACCCTGCAGCTGAAAGAAAAGTTCGCTCCGCTGCTGCCTGCTAAAAATGTGGAAAAGGTATTTTATGAAGTGGAAAATCCACTCGTGAAAGTCCTCGCCGATATGGAATTCGAAGGTATCGCGATCGATGTACAAGCCCTGGCCGACTACTCCCGCGAACTGGATACCGAAATCAGAAGAGCTGAAGAAAGCGTATACACCCAGGCAGGCGTCCGTTTCAACCTCGCCTCTCCCAAACAATTGGGCGAAGTACTCTTCGAAAAACTGGCACTCGACCCTAAAGCAAAAAAGACCCGTACCGGTCAATACGCAACAGGCGAAGACGTACTGGCAAAACTGGCCAGCAAGCACCAGATCGTAGACGACATCCTTGTTTTCCGCGAACTGAGTAAACTGAAATCTACCTATGTTGATGCACTGCCAACTATGCTCAATAAACGGACAAACAGGGTACACACTTCCTACAACCAGGCAGTAGCTGTAACCGGCCGTTTAAGCAGCACCAACCCAAACCTCCAGAACATTCCCATCAGAACTGACAGAGGTAGAGAAATCCGCAAAGCATTCGTTCCCCGCAGCGAAGAATTTACCCTGCTCTCTGCAGATTACTCCCAGATAGAACTGCGCATCATTGCCGCCATTAGTGAAGACCAGGCAATGATAGAAGCGTTCCGCCAGGGTATAGATATTCACGCTGCGACCGCCGCTAAAGTATACGGCATTCCACTGGAAGAGGTCACATCCGACATGCGCCGCAATGCCAAGAGTGTAAATTTCGGTATCATCTACGGTGTAAGCGCCTTTGGCCTTTCTGAAAACCTGGGTATCGCCCGCAGTGAAGCCAAAATGCTGATCGATAACTACTTCGCACAGTATCAGGCCATCAAAGACTACATGGATAAACAAATCAGGTTTGCACAGCAGAATGGTTATGTAGAAACCCTGCTGGGTCGTAAGCGCTGGCTAAAGGACATCAACAGTTCCAATGCCGTAGTACGAGGCTATGCTGAGCGAAATGCCATCAATATGCCGATCCAGGGAACTGCCGCAGACATGATCAAACTGGCCATGATCTCTATCCACAAAACACTCAAGTCACAAAATCTGCGTTCAAAAATGATCCTGCAGGTACATGATGAATTGGTGTT